Proteins found in one Sardina pilchardus chromosome 11, fSarPil1.1, whole genome shotgun sequence genomic segment:
- the syt13 gene encoding synaptotagmin-13 isoform X3, translated as MRGDARRCSSLLLQARAHRQKPSPVCSRISGLLTALGELLPLGTFTCVLFGSSSDMIFTTAAFVGATLGTASGILTLCGLSLLCKSCKKGKLESAAGTDPEKAKASVLHSLQRFRVEKSTEPIQPKALLNFPKIYKPTPSVTSPEVLNCADLGQTKQTPPKETAKESDACNQATDGPEEVFAIPREDSTEGTPSGSELSNGMTTSTSILHPKLHFSLTYSVQHRKLHVTVIEAEHVAVEAGVEGYVAGLLSVEGRERERERQAQTSVRRLLDHVQWGEELIFPLPDGYQVEGEVSLSLHSCDRFSRNTNLGAMRFKLADVGMMSDADCWVDLQPPKQEVAASAGEMLLSISYLPAANRLGVVVMKARGLQSDRLKNNIDLSVKLALKHQSTKLKKKQTRRVKHKINPVWNEMMMLEVPREMLAKSSLDLEVFNQTGQGQLEPLGHCQLGLQASGTGLQHWQQMFDNPRKQIAMWHPLFV; from the exons ATGAGAGGAGATGCGCGGCGCTGctcctccctcctgctgcaggcgcgggcacacagacagaagccTTCTCCTGTCTGTTCTCGGATCAGTGGACTACTGACAGCATTAGGCGAGCTGCTGCCGCTGGG CACTTTCACTTGTGTTCTGTTTGGTAGCAGCTCCGACATGATTTTCACTACGGCTGCTTTTGTGGGCGCAACCCTGGGGACCGCTTCAGGAATCCTCACCCTCTGtggactctctctcctctgcaaaTCCTGTAAGAAAGGGAAACTAGAAAGTGCAGCTGGGACTGACCCTGAAAAGGCCAAAGCCAGTGTTCTGCACTCCCTCCAGCGG TTCAGAGTGGAGAAATCCACAGAACCAATTCAGCCAAAAGCCCTGCTGAATTTCCCCAAAATCTACAAACCTACACCATCAGTCACCTCACCTGAAGTCTTAAACTGTGCTGACCttggacaaacaaaacaaacaccaccGAAGGAAACTGCCAAAGAGTCTGATGCTTGTAACCAAGCAACGGATGGGCCAGAAGAAGTCTTTGCCATCCCCAGAGAGG ATTCCACGGAGGGCACGCCCTCTGGCTCCGAGCTGAGCAATGGGATGACCACGAGtacctccatcctccatcccaAGCTGCACTTCTCTCTCACCTACAGTGTGCAACACAGAAAGCTGCATGTCACAGTCATAGAAG CGGAGCATGTGGCGGTGGAGGCCGGCGTGGAGGGCTATGTGGCCGGCCTGTTGAGCGTGGAGGGgcgggagagggagcgggagcggcAGGCTCAGACCTCCGTGCGCCGGCTCCTGGATCATGTTCAGTGGGGAGAAGAGCTGATCTTCCCCCTGCCAGACGGCTACcaggtggagggagaggtgtctctgtccctccacAGCTGTGACCGGTTCTCCCGCAACACCAACCTGGGGGCCATGAGGTTTAAGCTGGCCGACGTGGGCATGATGTCAGATGCAGACTGCTGGGTTGACCTTCAACCTCCAAAACAG GAGGTGGCCGCGTCTGCAGGTGAGATGCTCTTGTCCATCAGCTACCTGCCGGCCGCTAACAGGCtgggtgtggtggtgatgaAGGCCAGAGGCCTCCAGTCCGACAGGCTGAAGAACAACATAG ACCTTTCTGTGAAGCTGGCCCTGAAGCACCAGTCCACCAAGCTGAAGAAGAAGCAGACGCGACGAGTCAAGCACAAGATCAACCCTGTCTGGAATGAGATGATGATGCTGGAGGTTCCCCGGGAGATGCTGGCCAAGTCCAGCTTGGACTTGGAGGTGTTTAACCAGACTGGACAGGGACAGCTGGAGCCCCTTGGCCACTGCCAGCTGGGTCTTCAGGCCTCTGGCACCGGCCTTCAGCACTGGCAGCAGATGTTTGACAACCCCCGCAAGCAGATCGCTATGTGGCATCCTCTCTTTGTCTGA
- the syt13 gene encoding synaptotagmin-13 isoform X1: MRGDARRCSSLLLQARAHRQKPSPVCSRISGLLTALGELLPLGSSDMIFTTAAFVGATLGTASGILTLCGLSLLCKSCKKGKLESAAGTDPEKAKASVLHSLQRFRVEKSTEPIQPKALLNFPKIYKPTPSVTSPEVLNCADLGQTKQTPPKETAKESDACNQATDGPEEVFAIPREVTAAELTNEASRYRVTNADQLQSQGIGQTACGAKSDDSTEGTPSGSELSNGMTTSTSILHPKLHFSLTYSVQHRKLHVTVIEAEHVAVEAGVEGYVAGLLSVEGRERERERQAQTSVRRLLDHVQWGEELIFPLPDGYQVEGEVSLSLHSCDRFSRNTNLGAMRFKLADVGMMSDADCWVDLQPPKQEVAASAGEMLLSISYLPAANRLGVVVMKARGLQSDRLKNNIDLSVKLALKHQSTKLKKKQTRRVKHKINPVWNEMMMLEVPREMLAKSSLDLEVFNQTGQGQLEPLGHCQLGLQASGTGLQHWQQMFDNPRKQIAMWHPLFV; encoded by the exons ATGAGAGGAGATGCGCGGCGCTGctcctccctcctgctgcaggcgcgggcacacagacagaagccTTCTCCTGTCTGTTCTCGGATCAGTGGACTACTGACAGCATTAGGCGAGCTGCTGCCGCTGGG CAGCTCCGACATGATTTTCACTACGGCTGCTTTTGTGGGCGCAACCCTGGGGACCGCTTCAGGAATCCTCACCCTCTGtggactctctctcctctgcaaaTCCTGTAAGAAAGGGAAACTAGAAAGTGCAGCTGGGACTGACCCTGAAAAGGCCAAAGCCAGTGTTCTGCACTCCCTCCAGCGG TTCAGAGTGGAGAAATCCACAGAACCAATTCAGCCAAAAGCCCTGCTGAATTTCCCCAAAATCTACAAACCTACACCATCAGTCACCTCACCTGAAGTCTTAAACTGTGCTGACCttggacaaacaaaacaaacaccaccGAAGGAAACTGCCAAAGAGTCTGATGCTTGTAACCAAGCAACGGATGGGCCAGAAGAAGTCTTTGCCATCCCCAGAGAGG TTACCGCTGCAGAATTGACAAACGAAGCCTCCAGATACAGAGTAACTAATGCGGATCAGTTACAGAGTCAGGGCATTGGACAGACAGCGTGTGGAGCTAAGAGCGATG ATTCCACGGAGGGCACGCCCTCTGGCTCCGAGCTGAGCAATGGGATGACCACGAGtacctccatcctccatcccaAGCTGCACTTCTCTCTCACCTACAGTGTGCAACACAGAAAGCTGCATGTCACAGTCATAGAAG CGGAGCATGTGGCGGTGGAGGCCGGCGTGGAGGGCTATGTGGCCGGCCTGTTGAGCGTGGAGGGgcgggagagggagcgggagcggcAGGCTCAGACCTCCGTGCGCCGGCTCCTGGATCATGTTCAGTGGGGAGAAGAGCTGATCTTCCCCCTGCCAGACGGCTACcaggtggagggagaggtgtctctgtccctccacAGCTGTGACCGGTTCTCCCGCAACACCAACCTGGGGGCCATGAGGTTTAAGCTGGCCGACGTGGGCATGATGTCAGATGCAGACTGCTGGGTTGACCTTCAACCTCCAAAACAG GAGGTGGCCGCGTCTGCAGGTGAGATGCTCTTGTCCATCAGCTACCTGCCGGCCGCTAACAGGCtgggtgtggtggtgatgaAGGCCAGAGGCCTCCAGTCCGACAGGCTGAAGAACAACATAG ACCTTTCTGTGAAGCTGGCCCTGAAGCACCAGTCCACCAAGCTGAAGAAGAAGCAGACGCGACGAGTCAAGCACAAGATCAACCCTGTCTGGAATGAGATGATGATGCTGGAGGTTCCCCGGGAGATGCTGGCCAAGTCCAGCTTGGACTTGGAGGTGTTTAACCAGACTGGACAGGGACAGCTGGAGCCCCTTGGCCACTGCCAGCTGGGTCTTCAGGCCTCTGGCACCGGCCTTCAGCACTGGCAGCAGATGTTTGACAACCCCCGCAAGCAGATCGCTATGTGGCATCCTCTCTTTGTCTGA
- the syt13 gene encoding synaptotagmin-13 isoform X2 — translation MRGDARRCSSLLLQARAHRQKPSPVCSRISGLLTALGELLPLGSDMIFTTAAFVGATLGTASGILTLCGLSLLCKSCKKGKLESAAGTDPEKAKASVLHSLQRFRVEKSTEPIQPKALLNFPKIYKPTPSVTSPEVLNCADLGQTKQTPPKETAKESDACNQATDGPEEVFAIPREVTAAELTNEASRYRVTNADQLQSQGIGQTACGAKSDDSTEGTPSGSELSNGMTTSTSILHPKLHFSLTYSVQHRKLHVTVIEAEHVAVEAGVEGYVAGLLSVEGRERERERQAQTSVRRLLDHVQWGEELIFPLPDGYQVEGEVSLSLHSCDRFSRNTNLGAMRFKLADVGMMSDADCWVDLQPPKQEVAASAGEMLLSISYLPAANRLGVVVMKARGLQSDRLKNNIDLSVKLALKHQSTKLKKKQTRRVKHKINPVWNEMMMLEVPREMLAKSSLDLEVFNQTGQGQLEPLGHCQLGLQASGTGLQHWQQMFDNPRKQIAMWHPLFV, via the exons ATGAGAGGAGATGCGCGGCGCTGctcctccctcctgctgcaggcgcgggcacacagacagaagccTTCTCCTGTCTGTTCTCGGATCAGTGGACTACTGACAGCATTAGGCGAGCTGCTGCCGCTGGG CTCCGACATGATTTTCACTACGGCTGCTTTTGTGGGCGCAACCCTGGGGACCGCTTCAGGAATCCTCACCCTCTGtggactctctctcctctgcaaaTCCTGTAAGAAAGGGAAACTAGAAAGTGCAGCTGGGACTGACCCTGAAAAGGCCAAAGCCAGTGTTCTGCACTCCCTCCAGCGG TTCAGAGTGGAGAAATCCACAGAACCAATTCAGCCAAAAGCCCTGCTGAATTTCCCCAAAATCTACAAACCTACACCATCAGTCACCTCACCTGAAGTCTTAAACTGTGCTGACCttggacaaacaaaacaaacaccaccGAAGGAAACTGCCAAAGAGTCTGATGCTTGTAACCAAGCAACGGATGGGCCAGAAGAAGTCTTTGCCATCCCCAGAGAGG TTACCGCTGCAGAATTGACAAACGAAGCCTCCAGATACAGAGTAACTAATGCGGATCAGTTACAGAGTCAGGGCATTGGACAGACAGCGTGTGGAGCTAAGAGCGATG ATTCCACGGAGGGCACGCCCTCTGGCTCCGAGCTGAGCAATGGGATGACCACGAGtacctccatcctccatcccaAGCTGCACTTCTCTCTCACCTACAGTGTGCAACACAGAAAGCTGCATGTCACAGTCATAGAAG CGGAGCATGTGGCGGTGGAGGCCGGCGTGGAGGGCTATGTGGCCGGCCTGTTGAGCGTGGAGGGgcgggagagggagcgggagcggcAGGCTCAGACCTCCGTGCGCCGGCTCCTGGATCATGTTCAGTGGGGAGAAGAGCTGATCTTCCCCCTGCCAGACGGCTACcaggtggagggagaggtgtctctgtccctccacAGCTGTGACCGGTTCTCCCGCAACACCAACCTGGGGGCCATGAGGTTTAAGCTGGCCGACGTGGGCATGATGTCAGATGCAGACTGCTGGGTTGACCTTCAACCTCCAAAACAG GAGGTGGCCGCGTCTGCAGGTGAGATGCTCTTGTCCATCAGCTACCTGCCGGCCGCTAACAGGCtgggtgtggtggtgatgaAGGCCAGAGGCCTCCAGTCCGACAGGCTGAAGAACAACATAG ACCTTTCTGTGAAGCTGGCCCTGAAGCACCAGTCCACCAAGCTGAAGAAGAAGCAGACGCGACGAGTCAAGCACAAGATCAACCCTGTCTGGAATGAGATGATGATGCTGGAGGTTCCCCGGGAGATGCTGGCCAAGTCCAGCTTGGACTTGGAGGTGTTTAACCAGACTGGACAGGGACAGCTGGAGCCCCTTGGCCACTGCCAGCTGGGTCTTCAGGCCTCTGGCACCGGCCTTCAGCACTGGCAGCAGATGTTTGACAACCCCCGCAAGCAGATCGCTATGTGGCATCCTCTCTTTGTCTGA
- the syt13 gene encoding synaptotagmin-13 isoform X4, which produces MNDSATLEGVYARAQQCAFRVEKSTEPIQPKALLNFPKIYKPTPSVTSPEVLNCADLGQTKQTPPKETAKESDACNQATDGPEEVFAIPREVTAAELTNEASRYRVTNADQLQSQGIGQTACGAKSDDSTEGTPSGSELSNGMTTSTSILHPKLHFSLTYSVQHRKLHVTVIEAEHVAVEAGVEGYVAGLLSVEGRERERERQAQTSVRRLLDHVQWGEELIFPLPDGYQVEGEVSLSLHSCDRFSRNTNLGAMRFKLADVGMMSDADCWVDLQPPKQEVAASAGEMLLSISYLPAANRLGVVVMKARGLQSDRLKNNIDLSVKLALKHQSTKLKKKQTRRVKHKINPVWNEMMMLEVPREMLAKSSLDLEVFNQTGQGQLEPLGHCQLGLQASGTGLQHWQQMFDNPRKQIAMWHPLFV; this is translated from the exons ATGAATGACTCAGCCACTCTAGAGGGGGTCTACGCAAGAGCTCAACAGTGTGCT TTCAGAGTGGAGAAATCCACAGAACCAATTCAGCCAAAAGCCCTGCTGAATTTCCCCAAAATCTACAAACCTACACCATCAGTCACCTCACCTGAAGTCTTAAACTGTGCTGACCttggacaaacaaaacaaacaccaccGAAGGAAACTGCCAAAGAGTCTGATGCTTGTAACCAAGCAACGGATGGGCCAGAAGAAGTCTTTGCCATCCCCAGAGAGG TTACCGCTGCAGAATTGACAAACGAAGCCTCCAGATACAGAGTAACTAATGCGGATCAGTTACAGAGTCAGGGCATTGGACAGACAGCGTGTGGAGCTAAGAGCGATG ATTCCACGGAGGGCACGCCCTCTGGCTCCGAGCTGAGCAATGGGATGACCACGAGtacctccatcctccatcccaAGCTGCACTTCTCTCTCACCTACAGTGTGCAACACAGAAAGCTGCATGTCACAGTCATAGAAG CGGAGCATGTGGCGGTGGAGGCCGGCGTGGAGGGCTATGTGGCCGGCCTGTTGAGCGTGGAGGGgcgggagagggagcgggagcggcAGGCTCAGACCTCCGTGCGCCGGCTCCTGGATCATGTTCAGTGGGGAGAAGAGCTGATCTTCCCCCTGCCAGACGGCTACcaggtggagggagaggtgtctctgtccctccacAGCTGTGACCGGTTCTCCCGCAACACCAACCTGGGGGCCATGAGGTTTAAGCTGGCCGACGTGGGCATGATGTCAGATGCAGACTGCTGGGTTGACCTTCAACCTCCAAAACAG GAGGTGGCCGCGTCTGCAGGTGAGATGCTCTTGTCCATCAGCTACCTGCCGGCCGCTAACAGGCtgggtgtggtggtgatgaAGGCCAGAGGCCTCCAGTCCGACAGGCTGAAGAACAACATAG ACCTTTCTGTGAAGCTGGCCCTGAAGCACCAGTCCACCAAGCTGAAGAAGAAGCAGACGCGACGAGTCAAGCACAAGATCAACCCTGTCTGGAATGAGATGATGATGCTGGAGGTTCCCCGGGAGATGCTGGCCAAGTCCAGCTTGGACTTGGAGGTGTTTAACCAGACTGGACAGGGACAGCTGGAGCCCCTTGGCCACTGCCAGCTGGGTCTTCAGGCCTCTGGCACCGGCCTTCAGCACTGGCAGCAGATGTTTGACAACCCCCGCAAGCAGATCGCTATGTGGCATCCTCTCTTTGTCTGA